In one Campylobacter insulaenigrae NCTC 12927 genomic region, the following are encoded:
- a CDS encoding sodium-dependent transporter has translation MNDKFSKIGFVLAVAGSAVGLGNAWKFPTLVGQNGGSAFVLLYLILTLGVGFIIFLAELSIGKLSEKDPVNAYYTLAPKNKRLWSLAGFFMLGAIILVSFYSVVIGWIVKYAYLGFFELPHNTSEAGVVFGNLLSNDVISQFVCFTFVFVVIFYVVSKGVKSGIEKLNVWMMPSLFILLILMLGYSFSMEGFSKASDFLFSPDFSKLSVNSILDALGLAFFSMSLGVCVILTYAASLPDKTNFISSALNIIIINTIIGIMMGLIVFTFIFEFGADPTQQGPGLIFISLTTLFAKLGYLGNVLAVVFFIALFFAGITSAISMIEPFTFYLINRYHISRKKALAFVGVIVYFLGSLSILSFYDLSADSLKFFGKSFFDILDFFIQNLLMPISALITAFFVGFVLKKEVLKTLFNPYMRGIFFEIWYFFLRFISPLAVILIMAKQIFF, from the coding sequence ATGAATGATAAATTTTCTAAGATAGGATTTGTTTTAGCGGTTGCAGGATCAGCTGTTGGACTTGGAAATGCGTGGAAATTTCCAACTTTAGTGGGACAAAATGGCGGATCAGCTTTTGTACTTTTATATTTGATTTTAACTTTAGGTGTTGGTTTTATAATATTTCTAGCTGAACTTAGCATAGGAAAGCTAAGTGAGAAAGATCCTGTAAATGCTTATTATACTTTGGCGCCAAAAAATAAACGATTATGGTCTCTTGCTGGTTTTTTTATGTTAGGAGCTATAATTTTAGTTTCTTTTTATAGTGTTGTTATAGGTTGGATTGTTAAGTACGCGTATTTAGGATTTTTTGAACTCCCGCATAATACTAGTGAGGCAGGTGTAGTTTTTGGAAATTTACTTTCAAATGATGTTATATCACAATTTGTGTGTTTTACATTTGTATTTGTAGTAATTTTTTATGTAGTATCAAAAGGAGTAAAAAGTGGTATAGAAAAACTAAATGTCTGGATGATGCCAAGTTTATTTATATTACTTATCTTAATGCTTGGATATTCTTTTAGTATGGAAGGATTTTCTAAAGCTAGTGACTTTTTGTTTTCTCCTGATTTTTCAAAGTTAAGTGTAAATTCTATATTAGATGCTTTAGGTTTAGCATTTTTTAGCATGTCTTTGGGCGTGTGTGTTATTTTGACTTATGCAGCAAGTTTACCTGATAAAACTAATTTTATAAGTAGTGCGCTAAACATTATTATTATAAATACTATCATAGGTATTATGATGGGCTTGATTGTTTTTACTTTTATTTTTGAATTCGGTGCTGATCCTACACAACAAGGACCAGGGTTGATTTTCATTTCATTAACAACCTTATTTGCAAAATTAGGATATTTGGGTAATGTTTTAGCTGTAGTCTTTTTTATAGCTTTGTTTTTTGCGGGCATAACTTCAGCAATCTCAATGATAGAACCTTTTACTTTTTATCTTATAAATCGTTACCATATTTCAAGAAAGAAAGCTTTAGCTTTTGTTGGGGTTATAGTATATTTTTTGGGAAGTTTGTCAATATTATCTTTTTATGATTTGAGTGCTGATAGCTTGAAATTTTTTGGAAAAAGTTTTTTTGACATTTTAGATTTTTTTATACAAAATCTTTTGATGCCTATTTCAGCTTTGATTACCGCATTTTTTGTTGGGTTTGTTTTGAAAAAAGAAGTATTAAAAACATTATTTAATCCTTATATGAGGGGAATATTTTTTGAAATATGGTATTTCTTTTTAAGATTTATCTCTCCTTTAGCTGTGATTTTAATCATGGCAAAACAAATTTTTTTCTAG
- a CDS encoding sodium-dependent transporter — protein sequence MNEKFSKIGFVLAVAGSAVGLGNAWKFPTLVGNNGGSAFVIVYLLLTLGVGFIIFLAELSIGKLSEKDPVNAYYTLAPKNKRLWSLVGFSMIGAILIVSFYSVIIGWIVKYIYFGFFPLPKSIDESAASFGNLLSNDVISQFVCFTFVFVVIFYVVSKGVKSGIEKLNVWMMPSLFILLILMLGYSFSMEGFSKASDFLFSPDFSKLGVGSFLSALGLACFSLSIGVGSIITYSASLPDKTNFISSTINIIFINVIIGIMMGLIVFTFVFEFNGDPAQQGPGLIFVSLMNLFSNINPIGFLPLGNVLAVVFFIALFFAGITSAISMIEPLTFYLINSYNFSRKKALVLIAFVVYFLGSLCILSSIEWSKDSLEFFGKSFFDILDFVASNLMMPLGGLFGAIFVGFVLKKEVLKTLFNPYMRGIFFEIWYFFLRFISPLAVILIMAKQIFF from the coding sequence ATGAATGAAAAGTTTTCTAAGATAGGATTTGTTTTAGCGGTTGCAGGATCAGCTGTTGGACTTGGAAATGCGTGGAAATTTCCAACTTTAGTAGGTAATAATGGCGGGTCAGCTTTTGTGATCGTATATTTACTTTTAACTTTAGGTGTTGGTTTTATAATATTTCTAGCTGAACTTAGCATAGGAAAGCTAAGTGAGAAAGATCCTGTAAATGCTTATTATACTTTGGCGCCAAAAAATAAACGATTATGGTCTCTTGTGGGATTTTCTATGATAGGTGCAATTTTAATAGTTTCTTTTTATAGTGTGATTATAGGTTGGATTGTTAAGTATATTTATTTTGGATTTTTTCCTTTGCCAAAGAGTATAGATGAAAGTGCAGCAAGTTTTGGAAATTTACTTTCAAATGATGTTATATCACAATTTGTGTGTTTTACATTTGTATTTGTAGTAATTTTTTATGTAGTATCAAAAGGAGTAAAAAGTGGTATAGAAAAACTAAATGTCTGGATGATGCCAAGTTTATTTATATTACTTATCTTAATGCTTGGATATTCTTTTAGTATGGAAGGATTTTCTAAAGCTAGTGACTTTTTGTTTTCTCCTGATTTTTCAAAGTTGGGAGTTGGCTCGTTTTTAAGCGCTTTAGGACTTGCATGTTTTTCTTTGTCAATTGGAGTTGGTTCTATTATCACTTATTCAGCAAGTTTGCCTGATAAAACTAATTTTATAAGTAGCACTATTAATATCATATTTATCAATGTCATTATAGGTATTATGATGGGTTTGATTGTTTTTACTTTTGTTTTTGAATTTAATGGAGATCCAGCTCAACAAGGACCAGGATTAATTTTTGTTTCCTTAATGAATTTATTTTCAAATATCAATCCGATAGGTTTTTTACCTTTGGGTAATGTTTTAGCTGTAGTCTTTTTTATAGCTTTGTTTTTTGCGGGCATAACTTCAGCAATCTCAATGATAGAACCACTAACTTTTTATTTGATTAACTCTTATAATTTTTCTCGTAAAAAGGCTTTAGTATTGATTGCTTTTGTGGTATATTTTTTAGGAAGTTTATGTATTTTATCAAGTATTGAGTGGAGTAAAGATTCTTTAGAATTTTTTGGAAAAAGTTTTTTTGATATACTTGATTTTGTTGCTTCAAATTTAATGATGCCTTTGGGGGGATTATTTGGTGCTATTTTTGTTGGGTTTGTTTTGAAAAAAGAAGTATTAAAAACATTATTTAATCCTTATATGAGGGGAATATTTTTTGAAATATGGTATTTCTTTTTAAGATTTATCTCTCCTTTAGCTGTGATTTTAATCATGGCAAAACAAATTTTTTTCTAG
- a CDS encoding F0F1 ATP synthase subunit C, whose protein sequence is MKKIIFLMLALSGFAFAAEGSMNQWLASFSVLAAGLGLGVAALGGAIGMGNTAAATIAGTARNPGLGGKLMTTMFIALAMIEAQVIYALVIALIALYANPFQALVAA, encoded by the coding sequence ATGAAAAAGATTATATTTTTAATGCTAGCTCTAAGTGGTTTTGCGTTTGCAGCAGAAGGAAGTATGAATCAATGGTTAGCATCATTTTCTGTTTTAGCAGCAGGTCTTGGCCTTGGTGTTGCAGCTTTAGGTGGAGCTATAGGAATGGGAAATACAGCAGCAGCTACTATAGCAGGAACAGCTAGAAATCCTGGTCTTGGCGGTAAATTAATGACTACTATGTTTATTGCTTTAGCAATGATAGAAGCTCAAGTAATTTATGCACTTGTTATAGCATTGATTGCTCTTTATGCTAATCCATTTCAAGCGTTAGTGGCAGCTTAA
- a CDS encoding dihydroorotase, subgroup IIa: MILKNARIYGEEKVDIQIQDGKIIHIDSFISDKSDLVIDLEEKTLLPSFIDLNVNLLDNDFEFDSLVALEKQCLSGGVSTIVLRDSLDVNTQGYKLYFDKLKTLKINIIPTIKVLDKENKMKDISILLDSGAKGLEIQSNIESNFLRQSMQYAKMKDSLVFIKCFDEKFDDHGVMNDGKMSFELGLIGISDIAESSEVAKMKEISEFYDVNVNFDALSLTRSFDLLQDKNSEISIHHLLKNDNACDNFNTSAKILPPLKDQKTQTKLKEYFLDYKIKFLTSLHSPISTSKKNLAFDEAKFGVDAIDMYVSLCFTYFVQNNLLSWKKLCDFTSYNQAKFLGLNKGKIAIGYDADFIIFDEKYKKIIDNEYSLYHNEEICGIVTHSVINGEIIKLNN, encoded by the coding sequence ATGATTTTAAAAAATGCAAGAATTTATGGCGAAGAAAAAGTTGATATTCAAATTCAAGATGGTAAAATTATTCATATAGATAGTTTTATTAGTGATAAATCAGATTTAGTTATTGATTTAGAAGAAAAAACTCTTTTGCCTTCTTTTATTGATTTAAATGTCAATTTATTAGATAATGATTTTGAATTTGATAGCTTGGTTGCTTTAGAAAAACAATGTTTGAGTGGAGGTGTTTCTACTATAGTTTTAAGAGATAGTTTGGATGTTAACACTCAAGGATATAAATTATATTTTGATAAATTAAAAACTTTAAAAATTAATATTATTCCTACTATAAAAGTACTAGATAAAGAAAACAAAATGAAAGATATATCAATTTTGTTAGATAGCGGTGCAAAAGGATTAGAAATTCAAAGTAATATAGAATCAAATTTTTTAAGACAAAGTATGCAATATGCTAAGATGAAAGATAGTTTAGTGTTTATAAAATGTTTTGATGAAAAATTTGATGACCACGGTGTTATGAATGATGGTAAGATGAGTTTTGAATTAGGGCTTATTGGTATTAGTGATATAGCTGAAAGTAGTGAAGTTGCTAAAATGAAAGAAATTTCAGAATTTTATGATGTTAATGTGAATTTTGACGCATTAAGCTTAACTCGATCTTTTGATTTATTGCAAGATAAAAATAGTGAAATTTCTATCCATCATTTATTAAAGAATGATAATGCATGCGATAATTTTAATACCAGTGCAAAAATTTTACCTCCTTTAAAAGATCAAAAAACGCAGACAAAATTAAAAGAATATTTTTTAGATTATAAAATTAAATTTTTAACTTCATTACATTCTCCTATCTCGACATCAAAGAAGAATTTGGCTTTTGATGAAGCTAAATTCGGAGTTGATGCTATTGATATGTATGTTAGTTTATGTTTTACTTATTTTGTGCAAAATAATTTATTAAGTTGGAAGAAACTTTGCGACTTTACAAGTTATAATCAAGCAAAATTCCTAGGATTGAATAAGGGAAAGATAGCAATAGGGTATGATGCAGATTTTATTATCTTTGATGAAAAATATAAAAAAATAATAGATAATGAATATTCTTTATATCATAATGAAGAAATCTGCGGTATTGTTACACATTCTGTAATTAATGGAGAAATAATAAAATTAAATAACTAA
- a CDS encoding NAD(P)H-dependent glycerol-3-phosphate dehydrogenase, whose protein sequence is MKIAVIGAGKWGSALYDALSVHNECVITSYHNKDIPNFVSTDIALECEYLIFALYAQGSYEWLKNNFKDCDHKILVASKGIDFKSLKFMDEIFMDFIASDRICFLSGPSFALEVLEKKPCALVISGKNKQLCSKFSSFFPKYVKTYISNDVKGAEICGAYKNVLAIASGVCDGLKLGNNARASLVSRGLVEMHRFGRYFNASEETFLGLSGAGDLFLSASSPLSRNYRVGFNLAQNKNLEQILQELGEVAEGVQTAFAIHSLAQKYQIYTPIVNEVVFMLNGKNIQKCVADLMLSKEEIQ, encoded by the coding sequence ATGAAAATAGCAGTTATTGGTGCAGGCAAATGGGGAAGTGCCTTATATGACGCTTTAAGCGTACATAATGAATGTGTGATTACTTCATATCACAATAAAGATATTCCGAATTTTGTTAGTACTGATATCGCTTTAGAATGCGAATACTTAATTTTTGCCTTGTATGCTCAAGGTTCTTATGAATGGTTAAAAAATAATTTTAAAGACTGCGATCATAAAATTTTGGTTGCTTCTAAAGGTATTGATTTTAAAAGTTTAAAATTCATGGATGAAATTTTTATGGATTTCATAGCCAGTGATAGAATTTGTTTTTTAAGCGGCCCTTCTTTTGCTTTAGAGGTTTTAGAAAAAAAACCATGTGCTTTAGTTATTAGTGGAAAAAATAAACAACTTTGTAGCAAATTTTCATCCTTTTTTCCAAAATATGTAAAAACTTATATAAGTAATGATGTTAAAGGTGCTGAAATTTGTGGAGCATATAAAAATGTTTTAGCTATTGCTAGCGGTGTATGTGATGGTTTAAAATTAGGAAATAATGCGCGAGCTTCACTTGTATCAAGAGGTTTGGTTGAAATGCATCGTTTTGGTAGATATTTTAATGCAAGTGAAGAAACTTTTTTAGGATTGAGTGGAGCAGGAGATTTATTTCTTAGTGCTTCAAGTCCACTTTCTAGAAATTATAGAGTGGGTTTTAATCTCGCACAAAATAAAAATTTAGAACAAATTTTGCAAGAATTGGGTGAAGTTGCAGAGGGAGTGCAAACAGCATTTGCTATTCATTCTTTAGCGCAAAAATATCAGATTTATACTCCCATTGTTAATGAAGTAGTTTTCATGTTAAATGGTAAAAACATTCAAAAATGTGTAGCTGATTTAATGTTATCAAAAGAGGAAATTCAATGA
- the gatB gene encoding Asp-tRNA(Asn)/Glu-tRNA(Gln) amidotransferase subunit GatB — MFEVVIGLEVHAQLNTKTKIFCSCATSFGEESNTNVCPTCLALPGALPVLNKEATTKAIAFGKAINATINQKSIFNRKNYFYPDLPKAYQISQFDVPIVENGELFININGDNKRIGITRAHLEEDAGKNIHESNFSKVDLNRAGTPLLEIVSEPELRSSDEAVAYLKKLHSIIRFLDISDANMQEGSFRCDANVSIRPKGDTKLYTRVEIKNLNSFRFIQKAIDYEVMRQSQAWEDGVYEDEVFQETRLFDTVNLVTKSMRGKEDSAEYRYFPDPDLLPVILSDDMLNIKIPELPDEKKAKFIDKFGIKESDSEVLVSSLELCRYFEYLISQNLSPKLCVTWLTTELMGLLKGDLTIENSPVKQEKLALLIRRIEEGVISAKAGKDILAYVFENVEIDIDDAIEKLGLKQVSDDGAIEKIIDEILQSNEDKVAEYKSGKDKLFGFFVGQAMKAGKGAFNPNKVNEILKAKLG; from the coding sequence ATGTTTGAGGTAGTTATAGGGTTAGAAGTTCATGCACAATTAAATACTAAAACTAAGATTTTTTGTTCATGTGCAACTTCTTTTGGAGAAGAATCAAATACAAATGTTTGTCCTACATGCTTAGCCTTACCAGGTGCTTTGCCTGTTTTAAATAAAGAAGCAACAACTAAAGCTATAGCTTTTGGTAAAGCTATTAATGCGACAATAAATCAAAAAAGTATATTTAATAGAAAAAATTATTTTTATCCTGATTTACCAAAAGCTTATCAAATTTCACAATTTGATGTGCCTATAGTTGAAAACGGAGAACTTTTTATAAATATAAATGGTGATAATAAGCGCATAGGTATTACAAGAGCTCATCTAGAAGAAGATGCAGGAAAAAATATTCATGAAAGTAATTTTTCAAAAGTTGATTTAAATAGAGCAGGTACGCCTTTGCTAGAGATAGTGAGTGAGCCTGAACTTAGAAGTTCTGATGAGGCTGTAGCTTATCTTAAAAAATTACATTCTATTATAAGGTTTTTAGATATTTCTGATGCAAATATGCAAGAAGGAAGTTTTAGATGTGATGCAAATGTAAGTATTAGACCAAAAGGAGATACTAAACTTTATACTAGAGTAGAGATAAAAAATTTAAATTCATTCCGCTTTATACAAAAAGCTATAGACTATGAAGTAATGCGTCAAAGTCAAGCTTGGGAAGATGGTGTGTATGAAGATGAAGTATTTCAAGAAACAAGATTGTTTGATACTGTAAATTTGGTTACTAAAAGTATGAGAGGTAAAGAAGACTCTGCAGAATATAGATATTTTCCAGATCCTGATCTTTTACCCGTAATCTTAAGTGATGATATGTTAAATATAAAAATTCCAGAATTGCCAGATGAAAAAAAGGCTAAATTTATTGATAAATTTGGTATAAAAGAAAGTGATAGTGAAGTTTTAGTTTCTTCTTTAGAGCTTTGTAGATATTTTGAATATTTAATAAGTCAAAATTTAAGTCCAAAATTATGTGTGACATGGCTTACGACAGAGCTTATGGGGCTTTTAAAAGGTGATTTAACTATAGAAAATTCACCTGTCAAACAAGAAAAATTAGCCTTGCTTATTCGACGTATAGAAGAGGGAGTAATTAGTGCTAAAGCAGGCAAGGATATACTTGCATATGTGTTTGAAAATGTAGAGATTGACATTGATGATGCCATAGAAAAACTTGGATTAAAACAAGTTAGTGATGATGGTGCAATTGAAAAAATTATTGATGAAATTTTACAATCTAATGAAGATAAAGTTGCTGAATATAAAAGCGGTAAAGATAAACTTTTTGGATTTTTTGTTGGTCAAGCTATGAAAGCAGGCAAAGGAGCATTTAATCCTAATAAGGTAAATGAAATTCTAAAAGCAAAGCTTGGATAA